A single genomic interval of Rhododendron vialii isolate Sample 1 chromosome 3a, ASM3025357v1 harbors:
- the LOC131318985 gene encoding zinc finger CCCH domain-containing protein 48 gives MDLEGNKRVFQRLGPSSTDTRNQKVCFNWRAGKCDRFPCPYLHRELPPPQQQSARNGTSKRPHGFAADEQQMPRRNPNFSNTSSSSWGRGYGGGGGGGGGGGGRGIVLKKTEKICNYWVQGNCSYGDRCRYLHSWTTGDCFSMLTQLEGHQELVSGIAMPSGSDKLYTGSKDKNVMVWDCQSGQCAGVINLGGEVGCMLSEGPWVFVGVPNVVKAWNTQTSMDLSLNGPVGQVYALVVGNDLLFAGTQDGTILAWRFNAVENRFDPAATLKGHTLAVVTLVVGANRLYSGSMDQSIKVWSLETLQCVQTLSEHSSVVMSVLCWDQFLLSCSLDKTIKVWVATESGNLEVTYTHTEEHGLLTLCGMHDSEAKPVLLCSCNDNSVRAYDLPSFSERGKIFAKQEVRSIQVGPGGLFFTGDGTGKVRVWKWLAEPTASTATAR, from the exons ATGGATTTAGAAGGCAACAAGCGCGTGTTCCAGCGGCTAGGGCCTTCCTCGACCGACACCAGAAACCAGAAGGTCTGCTTCAACTGGCGAGCGGGCAAGTGCGACCGCTTCCCCTGCCCGTACCTGCACAGGGAGCTACCCCCGCCCCAACAACAATCTGCCCGCAACGGCACGTCGAAACGGCCCCACGGCTTCGCCGCCGACGAACAGCAGATGCCCcgtagaaaccctaattttagCAACACCAGTTCTTCGAGCTGGGGACGGGGCtacggcggaggaggaggaggaggaggaggaggcggggGGAGGGGAATCGTCCTGAAGAAGACTGAGAAAATTTGTAATTACTGGGTACAGGGGAATTGTAGTTACGGGGATAGGTGTAGGTACTTGCATTCGTGGACGACCGGCGACTGCTTTTCGATGTTGACCCAGCTTGAGGGACACCAGGAG CTTGTTAGTGGAATTGCTATGCCATCTGGATCAGATAAGCTTTATACTGGGAGTAAGGACAAGAATGTGATGGTTTGGGACTGCCAATCTGGACAG TGTGCAGGGGTGATTAATTTGGGTGGTGAAGTCGGTTGCATGCTTAGTGAGGGTCCATGGGTATTTGTCGGTGTACCAAATGTTGTCAAG GCATGGAACACCCAAACCAGTATGGACCTGAGTCTTAATGGACCGGTTGGACAAGTCTATGCCTTGGTTGTGGGAAATGATTTACTCTTTGCAGGGACACAG GATGGCACTATATTGGCATGGAGATTTAATGCTGTTGAAAATCGCTTTGATCCAGCCGCAACACTTAAGGGTCACACTCTTGCTGTTGTCACATTAGTTGTTGGAGCTAATAGGCTGTACTCTGGTTCCATGGATCAATCTATAAAA GTATGGAGCCTTGAAACTTTGCAGTGTGTACAAACGCTGTCGGAGCATAGTTCAGTCGTGATGTCTGTTCTTTGTTGGGATCAGTTTCTTTTATCATGTTCCTTGGACAAAACCATTAAG GTTTGGGTTGCAACTGAAAGTGGGAACCTGGAAGTAACATATACACACACCGAAGAACAT GGACTGCTTACGCTTTGCGGGATGCATGATTCAGAAGCCAAGCCAGTCTTACTCTGCTCTTGCAATGACAACTCTGTGCGAGCCTATGACTTGCCATC ATTTTCCGAGAGGGGCAAAATATTTGCAAAGCAAGAGGTTCGGTCCATACAGGTTGGTCCAGGTGGCCTGTTTTTTACTGGTGATGGAACTGGTAAAGTGAGAGTATGGAAATGGTTAGCTGAACCAACCGCCAGTACAGCTACTGCTCGTTGA